The proteins below are encoded in one region of Streptomyces marianii:
- a CDS encoding NAD(P)H-dependent glycerol-3-phosphate dehydrogenase, with protein MTRSVKAAVFGTGSWGTAFSMVLADAGCEVTMWGRRAELVDAVNGTRTNPDYLPGVQLPEAVRATTDPAEAARDADFTVLVVPSQTLRANLTEWAPLLAPGTVLVSLMKGVELGTAKRMSEVIEEVVAKAPAGGAPDEVRGRVAVLTGPNLAKEIADRQPAAAVVACADEGVARRLQSACMTPYFRAYTNTDVVGCELGGAVKNVIGLAVGIADGMGLGDNSKATLITRGLAETTRLGLAMGADPMTFAGLAGLGDLVATCSSPLSRNHTFGTNLGRGMTLQETIAATKQTAEGVKSCESVLDLARRHGVDMPITETVVSIVHEGKPPVVALKELMSRSAKPERH; from the coding sequence GTGACTCGTTCCGTCAAGGCAGCCGTCTTCGGCACCGGGTCCTGGGGCACGGCCTTCTCGATGGTGCTCGCCGACGCCGGCTGCGAGGTGACCATGTGGGGCCGTCGCGCCGAGCTCGTCGACGCCGTGAACGGCACCCGCACCAACCCCGACTACCTGCCGGGGGTCCAGCTCCCCGAGGCGGTCCGGGCCACCACCGACCCCGCCGAGGCCGCCCGCGACGCCGACTTCACCGTTCTCGTCGTCCCCTCACAGACCCTGCGCGCCAACCTCACGGAATGGGCGCCGCTGCTGGCCCCCGGCACCGTGCTCGTCTCCCTGATGAAGGGCGTCGAACTCGGTACTGCCAAGCGGATGAGCGAGGTCATCGAGGAAGTGGTCGCCAAGGCGCCCGCCGGGGGCGCCCCGGACGAGGTCCGGGGCAGGGTCGCCGTCCTCACCGGGCCCAACCTGGCCAAGGAGATCGCCGACCGCCAGCCCGCGGCCGCGGTCGTCGCGTGCGCCGACGAGGGCGTCGCCAGGCGCCTCCAGTCCGCCTGTATGACTCCGTACTTCCGCGCCTACACCAACACCGACGTCGTCGGCTGCGAACTCGGCGGCGCGGTCAAGAACGTCATCGGACTGGCCGTCGGCATCGCGGACGGTATGGGCCTCGGCGACAACTCCAAGGCCACCCTCATCACCCGGGGGCTCGCCGAGACGACCCGCCTCGGCCTCGCCATGGGCGCCGACCCGATGACGTTCGCCGGCCTCGCCGGCCTCGGCGACCTCGTGGCCACCTGCTCCTCGCCGCTCTCCCGGAACCACACGTTCGGCACCAACCTCGGCCGGGGCATGACGCTCCAGGAGACCATCGCGGCGACCAAGCAGACGGCCGAGGGCGTCAAGTCCTGCGAGTCGGTTCTCGATCTCGCCCGCCGGCACGGCGTCGACATGCCCATCACCGAGACGGTCGTGTCGATCGTTCATGAGGGCAAGCCGCCGGTCGTCGCGCTCAAGGAGCTGATGTCCCGCAGCGCCAAGCCCGAGCGCCACTGA
- a CDS encoding DUF3515 domain-containing protein — protein sequence MTHRRLPFLPVAAVLLAAAGCSSTDAAPSVTVPAPPAEEKALCLALHKALPDSVAGESRRDPEPRSVLTAGWGDAAIVLRCGVPRPAGLESEQADGVEVNGVDWYSEELEDGARFTTTYRRTYVEVTLSDRFTDMGPLTDLAGPVARTVPPRFTRNP from the coding sequence ATGACTCACCGCCGGCTCCCGTTCCTGCCCGTCGCCGCCGTGCTGCTGGCTGCCGCGGGCTGCTCCTCCACGGACGCCGCCCCGTCGGTCACGGTTCCCGCTCCCCCCGCCGAGGAGAAGGCCCTCTGCCTGGCGCTGCACAAGGCGTTGCCGGATTCGGTGGCCGGTGAGAGCCGCCGGGATCCCGAGCCCCGTTCCGTGCTGACCGCCGGGTGGGGGGACGCCGCGATCGTACTGCGCTGCGGGGTTCCGCGCCCCGCGGGGCTGGAGAGTGAGCAGGCGGACGGGGTGGAGGTGAACGGTGTGGACTGGTACTCCGAGGAACTGGAGGACGGCGCCCGGTTCACCACCACGTACCGCAGGACGTATGTCGAGGTGACGCTGTCGGACCGGTTCACGGACATGGGGCCGCTGACGGATCTGGCGGGACCGGTCGCCCGGACCGTCCCGCCTCGCTTCACCCGGAACCCGTAG
- the leuD gene encoding 3-isopropylmalate dehydratase small subunit codes for MEAFTTHTGRAVPLRRSNVDTDQIIPAHWLKKVTRDGFEDGLFEAWRKNDDFVLNQSERQGATVLVAGPDFGTGSSREHAVWALQNYGFKTVISSRFADIFRGNSLKNGLLTVVLPQETVDRLWDLTEADPDADITVDLEQRQVRAPGVTADFELDENARWRLLNGLDDISLTLQNEAHIAAYETSRPPFKPRTIEV; via the coding sequence ATGGAAGCTTTCACCACCCACACCGGCCGGGCCGTACCGCTGCGCCGCAGCAACGTCGACACCGACCAGATCATCCCCGCCCACTGGCTGAAGAAGGTCACCCGCGACGGGTTCGAGGACGGCCTCTTCGAGGCCTGGCGCAAGAACGACGACTTCGTCCTCAACCAGTCCGAGCGGCAGGGCGCCACGGTGCTGGTCGCCGGCCCCGACTTCGGCACCGGCTCCTCCCGCGAACACGCCGTCTGGGCCCTGCAGAACTACGGCTTCAAAACCGTCATCTCCTCCCGCTTCGCCGACATCTTCCGCGGCAACTCCCTCAAGAACGGCCTGCTGACCGTGGTTCTCCCGCAGGAGACCGTCGACCGGCTCTGGGACCTGACCGAGGCCGATCCCGACGCCGACATCACCGTCGACCTCGAACAACGCCAGGTCCGCGCCCCAGGCGTCACCGCCGACTTCGAACTCGACGAGAACGCCCGATGGAGACTGCTCAACGGCCTCGACGACATCAGCCTCACCCTTCAGAACGAAGCCCACATCGCGGCCTACGAAACCTCCAGACCACCCTTCAAGCCTCGTACCATTGAGGTCTGA
- a CDS encoding lysophospholipid acyltransferase family protein — translation MSRRRIGFWYRLAAVIAKPPLVVLFKRDWRGMEHIPADGGFITAVNHNSYLDPLSYAHYQYNTGRVPRFLAKAGLFKGSFVGTILRGTGQIPVYRETTNALDAFRAAVDAIERGECVAFYPEGTLTRDPEMWPMAGKTGAARVALLTKAPVIPVAQWGANMAMPPYAKEDKLRLFPRKTLVVQAGPPVDLDRFHGMEPTPDVLREATEVIMAAITAQLEEIRGEKAPATPYDNRQARAEQRRRAAGEGTK, via the coding sequence GTGTCCCGCCGCAGAATCGGCTTCTGGTACCGCCTTGCTGCGGTCATCGCGAAACCGCCGCTGGTGGTTCTGTTCAAGCGGGACTGGCGGGGAATGGAGCACATTCCGGCCGACGGAGGATTCATCACCGCGGTGAATCACAACTCCTACCTGGATCCGCTCTCCTACGCCCACTACCAGTACAACACCGGACGCGTCCCGCGCTTCCTGGCGAAGGCCGGGCTCTTCAAGGGCTCCTTCGTGGGCACGATACTGCGCGGCACCGGCCAGATCCCCGTCTACCGGGAGACGACGAACGCCCTCGATGCCTTCCGCGCCGCCGTCGACGCCATCGAGCGCGGCGAGTGCGTCGCGTTCTACCCCGAGGGCACGCTGACCCGGGACCCCGAGATGTGGCCGATGGCGGGCAAGACCGGTGCCGCGCGCGTCGCGCTCCTCACCAAGGCGCCGGTCATTCCCGTGGCCCAGTGGGGCGCCAACATGGCGATGCCGCCCTACGCCAAGGAGGACAAGCTGCGTCTCTTCCCCCGGAAGACCCTGGTCGTGCAGGCGGGGCCGCCCGTGGACCTCGATCGGTTCCACGGCATGGAGCCCACCCCCGACGTCCTGCGCGAGGCCACCGAGGTCATCATGGCCGCGATCACCGCGCAGCTGGAGGAGATCCGCGGCGAGAAGGCGCCGGCGACGCCGTACGACAACCGCCAGGCGCGGGCCGAACAGCGGCGCAGGGCCGCCGGGGAGGGGACCAAGTGA
- the rpmB gene encoding 50S ribosomal protein L28, translating to MAANCDVCGKGPGFGNNISHSHRRTSRRWNPNIQRVRAVVGRTPKRLNVCTSCIKAGKVSR from the coding sequence GTGGCTGCCAACTGCGACGTCTGCGGCAAGGGGCCGGGCTTCGGCAACAACATCTCCCACTCGCACCGCCGTACGTCCCGTCGCTGGAACCCGAACATCCAGCGCGTGCGTGCCGTGGTCGGTCGGACGCCGAAGCGGCTCAACGTCTGCACCTCGTGCATCAAGGCCGGCAAGGTCTCGCGCTAA
- the cofC gene encoding 2-phospho-L-lactate guanylyltransferase encodes MHWSLVVPLKPLALAKSRLSEATGGAMRPRFALAFAQDTVSRALSCRTVRDVVVVTDDPLAAAELAALGARVVPDPPGAGLNAALAHGAAEVRALRPAAAVAALNADLPALRPDELERVLASARHFPRAFLADAAGIGTTFLSAAPGTELRPAFGGHSRQRHLASGAVEIELDGVESIRRDVDTGGDLRAALALGVGPRTAARCATAPLAWSS; translated from the coding sequence GTGCACTGGTCACTGGTCGTCCCCCTGAAACCGCTCGCGCTGGCCAAGAGCAGGTTGTCGGAGGCCACGGGTGGTGCGATGCGGCCGCGGTTCGCCCTCGCCTTCGCACAGGACACGGTCTCCCGGGCGCTGTCCTGCCGCACGGTGCGGGATGTGGTGGTCGTCACCGACGATCCGCTGGCGGCGGCCGAGCTGGCGGCCCTGGGCGCGCGTGTCGTCCCGGACCCGCCGGGCGCGGGGCTCAACGCGGCGCTGGCCCACGGGGCCGCCGAAGTGCGCGCGCTGCGGCCGGCCGCGGCGGTGGCCGCGCTCAACGCGGACCTCCCGGCGCTGCGCCCCGACGAATTGGAACGGGTGCTCGCCAGTGCCCGGCATTTCCCCCGGGCTTTCCTGGCGGATGCGGCCGGAATTGGCACGACATTCCTGTCGGCGGCACCCGGCACGGAATTGCGTCCGGCATTCGGCGGGCACTCACGGCAGCGGCATTTGGCCTCGGGGGCCGTGGAAATCGAATTGGACGGGGTGGAGTCGATACGCCGCGACGTCGACACGGGCGGCGATCTGCGGGCCGCTCTCGCGCTGGGCGTCGGCCCGCGAACGGCGGCCCGGTGCGCTACGGCGCCCCTCGCCTGGAGTTCCTGA
- a CDS encoding SCO5555 family protein, which translates to MERDSQLELYEAVAARLKVAHTRVRELQVPEGVRMALSRKLLAVTAVAKHDLADAARRLDRLMKDLDEGRFPQGD; encoded by the coding sequence ATGGAACGCGACAGCCAACTCGAGCTCTACGAGGCGGTCGCGGCCCGACTGAAGGTCGCACACACAAGGGTGCGCGAACTGCAAGTTCCGGAGGGCGTGCGGATGGCGCTGTCCCGGAAGCTGCTGGCAGTGACGGCCGTGGCGAAGCACGATCTCGCAGACGCCGCAAGGCGCCTGGACCGGTTGATGAAGGACCTCGACGAAGGTCGATTCCCCCAAGGTGACTGA
- the thiD gene encoding bifunctional hydroxymethylpyrimidine kinase/phosphomethylpyrimidine kinase, whose product MTRQAPPRVLTVAGSDSGGGAGIQADLKTMLALGVHGMSVVTAVTAQNSLGVQGAWELPVEAVRAQYRSVVDDIGVQAVKTGMLASAELVEAVADLLADTDAPVVVDPVGVSKHGDSLLAASALESVRRKLLPTATVATPNLDEVVQLTGVRVESETDLRRAADALLDLGPRWALIKGGHLAGDAVDLLTDGTAAHWLRAPRHDNRHTHGTGCTLASAVAAELAKGRDVPGAVSAAKAYVTGAIAAGFALGGGIGPVDHAWERHRPGR is encoded by the coding sequence GTGACGCGCCAGGCACCGCCGCGGGTGCTCACCGTCGCCGGGTCCGACTCGGGTGGCGGCGCCGGGATCCAGGCGGATCTCAAGACCATGCTCGCCCTCGGCGTGCACGGGATGAGCGTCGTCACGGCGGTGACCGCGCAGAACTCCCTCGGGGTGCAGGGAGCCTGGGAACTCCCGGTCGAGGCGGTGCGGGCCCAGTACCGGAGCGTCGTGGACGACATCGGGGTCCAGGCGGTGAAGACCGGGATGCTCGCCTCGGCGGAACTCGTCGAGGCCGTCGCGGACCTGCTGGCCGACACGGACGCCCCCGTGGTCGTCGACCCGGTCGGCGTCTCCAAGCACGGCGACTCCCTGCTCGCCGCCTCCGCACTCGAATCCGTCCGCAGGAAGCTGCTGCCGACGGCCACGGTCGCGACCCCGAACCTCGACGAGGTCGTCCAGCTGACCGGCGTACGCGTGGAGAGCGAGACCGATCTGCGCCGTGCGGCGGACGCACTGCTCGACCTCGGGCCGCGCTGGGCGCTGATCAAGGGCGGCCATCTCGCCGGGGACGCGGTGGACCTGCTCACCGACGGCACCGCGGCCCACTGGCTGCGCGCCCCACGGCACGACAACCGGCACACCCACGGCACCGGCTGCACCCTCGCCTCGGCCGTCGCGGCGGAACTCGCCAAGGGGCGCGACGTCCCCGGGGCCGTCTCGGCCGCCAAGGCGTATGTGACGGGCGCGATCGCCGCGGGATTCGCGCTCGGTGGCGGGATCGGGCCCGTCGACCACGCCTGGGAACGGCACCGGCCGGGCCGCTGA
- a CDS encoding DAK2 domain-containing protein, with the protein MPQPLDALAVRTWCSLALDALGREREEIDAINVYPVADGDTGTNLYLTVESAATAVEAVFAAYETGSAAPALADTVRAMAHGALIGARGNSGTILAQLLRGMAEVLGERGGGAAEALRRAAESAREAVAHPVEGTILSVASAAAQAAHGTAHGDDAAAVAAAYSGARRALAETPGQLEVLGRAGVVDAGGQGLVAVLGALAEAVTGEASVRPAVRAHPSLATAAEPCVDGGPAFEVIYLLEADDAAVARLRARLDTLGDSLVVVGGDGLWNVHVHVDDAGAAVEAGVEAGRPYRIRITHFAAAGHPEPRERVQRAVVAVVPGEGLAGLCTDAGATTVLARPGEPPASGELVDAIRRAHAREVVLLPNDAELRHTAAAAAEQARTEGVRVALIPTRSAVQGIAALAVHEPGRRFDEDVVAMTSAAGATRYGELAVAERQSFTSAGVCQAGDVLGLIEGDVAVIGADLATTAETVLDRMLSAGGELVTLVLPEDAPPELGERLEAHVRAGHLAVDTVIYHGGAGAPLLVGVE; encoded by the coding sequence TTGCCCCAGCCCCTCGATGCCCTGGCGGTCCGCACCTGGTGCTCGCTCGCTCTGGACGCACTGGGCAGGGAGCGCGAGGAGATCGACGCGATCAACGTCTATCCGGTCGCGGACGGTGACACCGGCACCAACCTCTATCTGACCGTCGAGTCCGCGGCCACCGCCGTGGAGGCGGTGTTCGCGGCGTACGAGACCGGTTCGGCCGCCCCCGCGCTCGCCGACACCGTGCGGGCCATGGCGCACGGGGCGCTGATCGGGGCGAGGGGCAACTCGGGGACGATCCTGGCCCAGTTGCTGCGCGGCATGGCCGAGGTGCTCGGGGAGCGGGGCGGCGGGGCCGCCGAGGCGCTCCGGCGGGCCGCGGAGTCCGCCCGCGAGGCGGTGGCGCACCCCGTGGAGGGCACGATCCTGAGCGTCGCCTCCGCCGCCGCGCAGGCCGCACACGGCACGGCGCACGGCGACGACGCGGCGGCGGTCGCGGCCGCCTACTCGGGCGCGCGCCGGGCTCTGGCGGAGACACCGGGACAGCTCGAGGTGCTGGGCCGGGCCGGCGTCGTGGACGCGGGAGGACAGGGCCTGGTGGCGGTGCTGGGCGCGCTGGCCGAGGCGGTGACGGGGGAGGCGTCCGTACGGCCCGCCGTGCGCGCCCACCCGTCCCTGGCGACGGCCGCAGAACCGTGCGTCGACGGAGGTCCCGCCTTCGAGGTGATCTACCTCCTGGAGGCCGACGACGCCGCCGTGGCCCGGCTGAGGGCCCGGCTCGACACGCTCGGCGACTCGCTGGTCGTGGTCGGCGGAGACGGGCTGTGGAACGTCCATGTGCACGTCGACGACGCGGGTGCGGCGGTGGAGGCCGGAGTGGAGGCGGGCCGGCCGTACCGGATCCGGATCACCCACTTCGCGGCGGCCGGGCACCCCGAGCCGCGGGAGCGGGTCCAGCGGGCCGTCGTCGCCGTGGTGCCGGGGGAGGGGCTGGCCGGGCTGTGCACGGACGCCGGCGCGACCACGGTGCTCGCGCGGCCCGGCGAACCGCCCGCCAGCGGTGAACTCGTCGACGCGATCCGGCGGGCGCACGCTCGCGAGGTCGTGCTCCTCCCGAACGACGCCGAGCTGCGGCACACCGCGGCCGCCGCGGCCGAACAGGCCCGTACCGAGGGCGTCCGGGTCGCCCTCATCCCGACCCGCTCGGCGGTCCAGGGCATCGCCGCGCTCGCCGTCCACGAGCCCGGGCGGCGCTTCGACGAGGACGTCGTCGCCATGACCTCGGCGGCGGGCGCGACGCGCTACGGCGAACTGGCCGTCGCCGAACGGCAGTCCTTCACGTCCGCCGGCGTCTGCCAGGCGGGGGACGTGCTGGGGCTCATCGAGGGCGATGTGGCGGTGATCGGCGCGGACCTCGCGACCACCGCCGAAACGGTTCTGGACCGCATGCTCTCGGCCGGTGGCGAACTCGTCACCCTGGTCCTCCCCGAGGACGCCCCGCCGGAGCTCGGCGAGCGGCTGGAGGCACACGTGCGCGCGGGACACCTGGCGGTGGACACGGTGATCTACCACGGGGGCGCGGGAGCCCCGCTCCTCGTCGGCGTGGAGTGA
- a CDS encoding thiamine-phosphate kinase — translation MKGTVGELGEFGLIRELTSRLTSTPAVRLGPGDDAAVVSAPDRRVVASTDLLLEGRHFRRDWSTAYDVGRKAAAQNLADIAAMGAVPTALLLGLVVPADLPVTWATELMDGIRDECQVAGAAVVGGDVVRGETITLAITALGDLRNHDPVTRAGAQPGDVVAYTGWLGWSAAGHAVLSRGFRSPRAFVEAHRRPEPPYHAGPAAAGLGATAMTDVSDGLVADLGHIAEASKVRIDLRSGLIDIPSQMNDIGQAVGVDPLQWVLSGGEDHAIVATFPPDAKLPARWKVIGEVLNPSALPQVTVDGAPWTSKGGWDHFGEGA, via the coding sequence ATGAAGGGCACTGTGGGCGAGCTGGGGGAGTTCGGGCTCATCAGGGAGCTCACCTCCAGGCTCACCTCCACCCCCGCGGTACGGCTCGGACCCGGCGACGACGCCGCGGTCGTGTCCGCGCCCGACCGCAGGGTCGTGGCCAGCACCGACCTCCTGCTGGAGGGACGCCACTTCCGGCGCGACTGGTCCACCGCCTACGACGTGGGCCGCAAGGCCGCCGCACAGAACCTCGCCGACATCGCCGCCATGGGCGCCGTGCCGACCGCTCTGCTGCTCGGCCTCGTGGTCCCCGCCGACCTCCCGGTCACCTGGGCCACCGAGCTGATGGACGGCATCCGCGACGAGTGCCAGGTCGCCGGCGCGGCCGTCGTCGGCGGCGATGTCGTCCGCGGCGAGACGATCACCCTCGCGATCACCGCACTCGGCGATCTGCGCAACCACGACCCGGTGACCAGGGCGGGGGCGCAGCCCGGCGATGTCGTCGCGTACACGGGCTGGTTGGGCTGGTCCGCGGCCGGACACGCGGTCCTCTCCCGCGGGTTCCGCTCGCCGCGCGCGTTCGTCGAGGCACACCGGCGCCCCGAACCGCCGTACCACGCGGGCCCGGCCGCCGCGGGACTCGGCGCCACGGCGATGACCGATGTCAGCGACGGCCTCGTCGCCGACCTCGGTCACATCGCCGAGGCCAGCAAGGTCCGCATCGACCTGCGCTCCGGACTCATCGACATCCCCTCGCAGATGAACGACATCGGCCAGGCCGTCGGCGTCGACCCCCTCCAGTGGGTGCTCAGCGGCGGCGAGGACCACGCGATCGTCGCCACCTTCCCGCCGGACGCGAAGCTCCCCGCCCGCTGGAAGGTGATCGGCGAGGTGCTCAACCCGTCGGCGCTGCCCCAGGTGACCGTCGACGGGGCACCCTGGACCAGCAAGGGCGGCTGGGACCACTTCGGGGAGGGTGCGTGA
- a CDS encoding D-alanine--D-alanine ligase family protein, translated as MSENQSQSTGLAPTSGEALRKPRVAVVFGGRSSEHAISVLTAGAVLRAIDRTVYDVLPVGITADGRWALTADEPDRMAIADRRLPSVADLAESAEGSVVLSVDPANREVVYSEPGSVPKVLGEVDVVFPVLHGPYGEDGTLQGLLELAGVPYVGAGVLASAVGQDKEYMKRVFVSFGLPVGPYAVIRPREWEQDPSAARKKIVDFAGEHGWPLFVKPARAGSSIGITKVDDLSGLEEAVEEARRHDPKIIVEALLRGREIECGVLEFEDGPRASVPAEIPPVSSHDFYDFEAKYIDSATGLVPAPLTDEETAEVQRLAVAAFEAASCEGLVRADFFLTEAGEFVINEINTMPGFTPISMYPRMWQESGVDYAELVDLLIRAALRRSTGLR; from the coding sequence ATGAGCGAGAACCAGTCCCAGAGCACCGGCCTTGCCCCCACCAGCGGTGAGGCGCTCCGCAAGCCGCGTGTCGCGGTCGTCTTCGGCGGCCGAAGCTCCGAGCACGCGATCTCCGTCCTGACGGCCGGCGCCGTACTGCGTGCCATCGACCGCACCGTGTACGACGTCCTGCCCGTCGGCATCACCGCGGACGGCCGCTGGGCGCTGACGGCCGACGAGCCCGACCGGATGGCCATCGCGGACCGGCGGCTGCCGTCCGTCGCGGACCTCGCCGAATCGGCCGAGGGCAGCGTCGTCCTCTCCGTGGACCCGGCCAACCGCGAGGTCGTCTACAGCGAGCCCGGCTCCGTGCCCAAGGTGCTGGGCGAGGTCGACGTCGTCTTCCCCGTGCTGCACGGCCCGTACGGCGAGGACGGCACGCTCCAGGGCCTGCTCGAACTCGCCGGCGTCCCGTACGTGGGAGCCGGTGTCCTCGCCTCGGCCGTCGGCCAGGACAAGGAGTACATGAAGCGGGTCTTCGTCTCCTTCGGACTGCCGGTCGGCCCGTACGCGGTGATCAGGCCCCGTGAGTGGGAGCAGGATCCCTCCGCCGCCCGCAAGAAGATCGTCGACTTCGCCGGCGAGCACGGGTGGCCGCTGTTCGTGAAGCCCGCCCGCGCCGGTTCGTCGATCGGCATCACCAAGGTCGACGACCTCTCGGGTCTGGAGGAGGCCGTCGAGGAGGCCCGGCGCCACGACCCGAAGATCATCGTGGAGGCGCTGCTGCGCGGCCGCGAGATCGAGTGCGGTGTCCTGGAGTTCGAGGACGGCCCCCGCGCCAGTGTGCCGGCCGAGATCCCGCCCGTGTCCTCGCACGACTTCTACGACTTCGAGGCCAAGTACATCGACTCGGCCACCGGACTCGTGCCCGCGCCGCTCACCGACGAGGAGACCGCCGAGGTGCAGCGGCTCGCCGTCGCGGCGTTCGAGGCCGCGTCCTGCGAGGGACTGGTCCGGGCGGACTTCTTCCTCACCGAGGCCGGCGAGTTCGTGATCAACGAGATCAACACCATGCCGGGCTTCACGCCCATCTCGATGTACCCGCGCATGTGGCAGGAGTCCGGGGTCGACTACGCGGAGCTCGTCGACCTTCTGATCCGGGCCGCGCTGCGCCGCTCCACCGGCCTGCGCTGA
- a CDS encoding Lrp/AsnC family transcriptional regulator: MVQAYILIQTEVGKASTVADTISKIPGVIQAEDVTGPYDVIVRAQADTVDELGRMVVAKVQQVDGITRTLTCPVVHL; this comes from the coding sequence GTGGTACAGGCGTACATCCTCATTCAGACCGAGGTGGGCAAGGCGTCGACGGTCGCCGACACCATCTCCAAGATCCCGGGAGTGATCCAGGCCGAGGACGTGACAGGTCCCTACGACGTGATCGTGCGCGCCCAGGCCGACACCGTCGACGAGCTGGGCCGCATGGTGGTCGCCAAGGTCCAGCAAGTGGACGGCATCACCCGTACGCTCACCTGCCCCGTCGTGCACCTGTAG
- a CDS encoding HU family DNA-binding protein, whose translation MNKAQLVEAIADKMGGRQQAAEAVDAVLDAIVRAVVGGDRVSVTGFGSFEKVDRPARYARNPQTGERVRVKKTSVPRFRAGQGFKDLVSGTKKLPRGGEVSVKKAPKGSLQMGAAAKKAAAKKATAKKAAAKKTTAKKTAAVKKTAAAKKTTAKKTTAAAKKTTAKKTAAAKKTAPAKKATAKKAPAKKATARKTTAKKTTARKK comes from the coding sequence GTGAACAAGGCGCAGCTCGTAGAAGCGATTGCCGACAAGATGGGCGGCCGGCAGCAGGCCGCTGAAGCTGTCGACGCGGTCCTCGACGCGATCGTCCGCGCGGTTGTCGGCGGCGACCGGGTTTCGGTCACCGGCTTCGGCTCGTTCGAGAAGGTGGACCGCCCGGCCCGCTACGCCCGCAACCCGCAGACGGGCGAGCGCGTACGGGTCAAGAAGACCTCGGTTCCGCGGTTCCGCGCGGGCCAGGGCTTCAAGGACCTGGTGAGCGGCACGAAGAAGCTCCCCAGGGGTGGCGAAGTGTCCGTCAAGAAGGCTCCGAAGGGCAGCCTGCAGATGGGCGCCGCCGCGAAGAAGGCGGCGGCGAAGAAGGCCACCGCCAAGAAGGCGGCGGCGAAGAAGACCACGGCCAAGAAGACCGCGGCCGTGAAGAAGACGGCGGCGGCCAAGAAGACGACCGCCAAGAAGACCACCGCGGCGGCGAAGAAGACGACCGCCAAGAAGACGGCGGCGGCGAAGAAGACCGCTCCCGCCAAGAAGGCGACGGCCAAGAAGGCGCCGGCGAAGAAGGCCACCGCGCGCAAGACCACCGCCAAGAAGACCACTGCCCGCAAGAAGTAA